Proteins from a genomic interval of Pseudomonas silesiensis:
- a CDS encoding beta-galactosidase: MIRRSLPAVFALMFAAPVLAAPAGQQTLFNFVRPADVVQVATQDASLPQSNAEQTAEGEVLRRVTFNPAAQPTLRLSPQTGAWDWSQSGFMSLRIQSAMNWAVTLYVKIQSNDGKTLVSRIDLPAGPAQTLLVPLQPFTPLSLGMKAGPPMPMTFDGQRVLLASSAGELERSQVVSVTLSMDQPKVAQSILLERFGVQEGEAVTKAAYGGLVDAYGQSTRAKWPEKVGNDEQLKSAAAKEQQQLKTWLAERQKASLDRFGGLDKGPIFKASGFFRTEKRDGRWYLVTPDGHPFYSLGVNSVTPDVNRTYVAGREWMFESLPKPDERLASHYGEGDNRGGNGADQGRGYNAGRWYDFYGANLQRLYGEPCALGSETKAGVAEAAQADAVEATVDKTVEQPVVPEANDSKAGVAEAAKSDAVESTVVKTAEQAVAEPCKAVVDEKLWASHALDRLQAWGFNTVGNWSAPVLANADRVPYTLPLSIVGDYASISTGTNWWGAMPDPFDPRFAMATERAVAIAARDHRDDPWLIGYFADNELAWAGPGDDPKARYALAYGTLKMTTDVPAKRAFLKQLRDKYRNQAGLSKAWGIDLPAWELMEDPGFVPPLPSAEHPEIEADFKYFQKVFADTYFKTISDSLKWHAPNQLLLGGRFAVSTPEAVASCAQYCDVLSFNMYTLQPQDGYDFAALRSLDKPVLITEFNFGSADRGPFWGGVTQLAKEEDRGPAYANFLKQAMKEPSIVGVHWFQYLDQPVTGRLQDGENGHFGLVGITDLPFQGFVDSVRKSNLALVEQLGKETGKVKAEAEKASHDAEGGKQGDAGMGPG; encoded by the coding sequence ATGATTCGCCGTTCGTTGCCTGCCGTTTTTGCCCTGATGTTTGCAGCCCCTGTACTGGCAGCCCCTGCCGGCCAACAGACGCTGTTCAACTTTGTGCGCCCCGCCGATGTGGTCCAGGTGGCGACTCAGGACGCCAGCCTGCCGCAATCCAACGCCGAGCAAACGGCCGAAGGCGAGGTATTGCGCCGGGTGACGTTCAACCCGGCGGCTCAGCCGACCTTGCGCCTGAGCCCGCAAACCGGTGCCTGGGACTGGTCGCAGTCGGGTTTCATGAGCCTGCGGATTCAAAGTGCGATGAATTGGGCCGTGACCCTGTACGTCAAAATCCAGAGCAACGACGGCAAGACCCTGGTCAGTCGCATCGATTTACCGGCCGGCCCGGCGCAAACCTTGCTGGTGCCACTGCAGCCGTTTACGCCGTTGAGCCTGGGCATGAAAGCCGGGCCGCCGATGCCGATGACCTTTGACGGTCAGCGCGTATTGCTGGCCAGCAGCGCGGGTGAGCTGGAGCGCAGCCAGGTGGTGTCGGTGACCTTGTCGATGGATCAGCCGAAAGTCGCCCAGAGCATCCTGCTCGAGCGGTTCGGCGTGCAGGAAGGCGAAGCGGTGACCAAAGCGGCTTATGGCGGCCTGGTGGACGCTTATGGGCAGTCCACCCGCGCCAAATGGCCAGAGAAGGTCGGCAACGACGAACAACTCAAAAGCGCGGCGGCCAAGGAGCAGCAACAGCTGAAAACCTGGCTGGCCGAGCGTCAGAAGGCGTCGTTGGACAGGTTCGGAGGCTTGGACAAAGGCCCGATCTTCAAGGCCAGTGGCTTTTTCCGCACCGAGAAACGTGACGGTCGCTGGTACCTGGTGACGCCAGACGGGCATCCGTTCTACTCGCTAGGGGTCAACAGCGTGACCCCGGACGTCAATCGAACCTACGTCGCCGGTCGCGAATGGATGTTCGAATCCCTGCCCAAACCCGATGAGCGCCTGGCCAGCCACTACGGCGAAGGCGACAACCGCGGTGGTAATGGTGCCGATCAGGGCCGTGGCTACAACGCCGGTCGCTGGTACGACTTCTATGGGGCCAACCTGCAGCGCCTGTATGGCGAACCTTGTGCCCTGGGCAGCGAAACCAAGGCCGGGGTTGCCGAAGCGGCCCAGGCCGATGCGGTCGAAGCGACGGTCGACAAGACCGTTGAGCAACCCGTTGTCCCTGAGGCTAACGATTCCAAGGCCGGTGTTGCCGAAGCGGCCAAGTCCGATGCCGTCGAATCAACGGTCGTAAAAACCGCTGAACAGGCAGTGGCTGAACCTTGCAAAGCCGTGGTCGATGAAAAACTGTGGGCCAGCCATGCGCTTGACCGCCTGCAAGCCTGGGGTTTCAACACCGTCGGTAACTGGAGTGCTCCGGTACTGGCCAACGCCGACCGCGTGCCGTACACCTTGCCGCTGTCGATCGTCGGCGATTACGCCAGTATCAGCACCGGAACCAACTGGTGGGGGGCCATGCCCGACCCATTCGATCCGCGGTTCGCCATGGCCACCGAACGCGCCGTGGCCATCGCGGCCCGCGACCATCGCGACGATCCGTGGCTGATCGGCTACTTCGCCGATAACGAACTGGCCTGGGCCGGTCCCGGCGACGACCCGAAAGCCCGTTACGCACTGGCCTATGGCACCTTGAAAATGACCACCGACGTGCCGGCCAAACGCGCGTTCCTCAAGCAACTGCGGGACAAGTACCGTAACCAGGCGGGCCTGTCCAAAGCCTGGGGCATTGACCTGCCAGCCTGGGAATTGATGGAAGACCCGGGCTTCGTGCCGCCACTGCCAAGTGCTGAACACCCGGAAATCGAAGCCGACTTCAAGTACTTCCAGAAGGTCTTCGCCGACACCTACTTCAAGACCATTTCCGATTCGCTGAAGTGGCATGCGCCGAATCAACTGTTGCTGGGCGGCCGCTTTGCCGTCAGCACGCCGGAAGCCGTGGCGTCCTGCGCACAGTATTGCGACGTGTTGAGTTTCAACATGTATACCCTGCAACCACAGGACGGCTATGACTTCGCCGCCCTGCGCAGTCTGGACAAGCCGGTACTGATCACCGAATTCAACTTCGGCTCCGCGGATCGCGGCCCGTTCTGGGGGGGCGTGACGCAACTGGCCAAAGAAGAAGACCGTGGGCCGGCCTATGCGAACTTCCTCAAGCAGGCGATGAAGGAACCGTCGATTGTCGGGGTGCATTGGTTCCAGTACCTCGATCAACCGGTGACCGGGCGTCTGCAGGACGGGGAGAACGGTCACTTTGGCCTGGTGGGCATCACCGACCTGCCGTTCCAGGGGTTCGTCGACAGTGTGCGCAAAAGCAACCTGGCGTTGGTCGAGCAACTGGGTAAGGAGACCGGGAAGGTCAAAGCCGAGGCGGAGAAAGCCAGCCACGATGCCGAGGGCGGCAAGCAGGGCGACGCAGGCATGGGACCGGGGTAG
- a CDS encoding CopD family protein yields the protein MTPFGIVYTLHVLSALVWVGGMFFAWMVLRPAAMKALEGPARLKLWVEVFQGFFRWVWVAVVLLPISGVGMIHLQYAGFETAPRYVQVMMGLYVVMTALFIRIQALMLPELRIAVTAQDWPAGAAVLGRIRRLVGINLMVGLVLVAIAAARPMF from the coding sequence ATGACACCTTTTGGCATCGTTTATACCCTGCATGTCTTGTCCGCCCTGGTCTGGGTCGGCGGCATGTTTTTCGCCTGGATGGTCTTGCGCCCCGCTGCGATGAAGGCACTGGAAGGGCCTGCCCGGTTGAAACTGTGGGTAGAAGTGTTTCAAGGATTTTTCCGCTGGGTCTGGGTGGCGGTGGTGCTTCTGCCGATCAGCGGCGTGGGCATGATCCATCTGCAGTACGCCGGATTTGAAACCGCGCCGCGTTATGTGCAGGTGATGATGGGGTTGTATGTGGTGATGACGGCGCTGTTTATCCGGATCCAGGCGTTGATGTTGCCTGAGTTGCGCATTGCGGTCACGGCGCAGGACTGGCCGGCGGGGGCTGCGGTGCTGGGGAGGATTCGCCGGTTGGTGGGGATCAATCTGATGGTCGGGTTGGTGTTGGTGGCGATTGCTGCGGCGCGGCCGATGTTTTGA
- a CDS encoding YchJ family protein, translating to MSTSICPCGSGTLLDACCGHYHAGHPAPCAEALMRSRYSAYVLGLVDYLVATTLPAQQAGLDRQSISDWSAQSTWLGLDVESTEVLGGLPEHAFVTFTAHWHDGGGEHSHRERSSFVQNAGRWYFIDPTVQLKTGRNDACPCASGQKFKKCCAGYFAT from the coding sequence ATGAGTACATCCATTTGCCCCTGCGGCAGCGGCACCCTGCTTGACGCCTGCTGCGGTCATTACCACGCCGGGCATCCGGCGCCCTGTGCCGAAGCCTTGATGCGTTCGCGCTACAGCGCCTATGTGCTGGGCCTGGTCGATTATCTGGTGGCGACGACCCTGCCCGCGCAACAAGCGGGGCTGGACCGCCAGTCCATCAGCGACTGGAGTGCCCAAAGCACCTGGCTGGGCCTGGACGTGGAAAGCACCGAGGTCCTCGGCGGTCTGCCGGAACACGCATTCGTCACCTTCACGGCGCACTGGCACGACGGCGGCGGTGAACACAGCCACCGTGAGCGCTCGTCGTTCGTGCAGAACGCCGGCCGTTGGTACTTCATCGATCCTACCGTGCAACTCAAGACGGGGCGCAACGATGCCTGCCCGTGCGCCAGCGGGCAGAAGTTCAAGAAGTGTTGCGCGGGGTATTTCGCTACTTGA
- a CDS encoding DUF1145 domain-containing protein: MKVFWWLGKLLTLLFWLVVLANLLMPFVYPLHLLVNVAGSLLAGLHLLEAVFCFRSLRGRAHPWRDRLKILFFGVYHLQTIPAPTVSKASHA, encoded by the coding sequence ATGAAGGTGTTCTGGTGGCTGGGGAAGCTGTTGACCCTGCTGTTCTGGCTGGTGGTGCTGGCCAACCTGCTCATGCCGTTTGTCTATCCGCTGCACCTGTTGGTCAATGTGGCTGGCAGCCTGCTGGCAGGCCTTCATCTGCTGGAGGCAGTGTTCTGCTTTCGCAGCCTCAGAGGGCGCGCGCACCCTTGGCGTGATCGCCTGAAGATCCTCTTTTTCGGTGTCTACCACCTGCAAACCATCCCGGCTCCTACCGTATCGAAGGCTTCCCATGCGTAA
- a CDS encoding LEA type 2 family protein, whose translation MITRRLVLYLCTLLLFSGLGGCVSWFSYDGPEPEVHLVKVEVVQAKLMQQRFLLYFRVDNRNDSDLTVRGLEYRIHLGDMLLTEGEHEHWFTVGPKRSAYFKVPIRTNLWPKVRDVVKLLKKPDQPIPYRLEGEMETGLFIAHYVHLARNGVIIPADLIPEQLR comes from the coding sequence ATGATCACCCGACGACTCGTACTTTATCTCTGTACGCTGCTCCTGTTTTCGGGGCTCGGCGGCTGTGTGTCATGGTTCAGCTACGACGGGCCGGAGCCGGAAGTGCACCTGGTCAAGGTCGAAGTCGTCCAGGCCAAACTGATGCAACAACGATTCCTCCTGTACTTTCGCGTCGACAACCGCAACGACAGCGACCTGACGGTGCGTGGCCTCGAATACCGGATTCACCTGGGCGACATGCTGCTGACCGAAGGCGAGCACGAGCACTGGTTTACGGTCGGTCCCAAGCGCAGCGCCTACTTCAAGGTGCCGATCCGCACCAACCTGTGGCCCAAGGTCCGGGACGTGGTGAAACTGCTGAAGAAACCCGATCAGCCCATCCCCTATCGACTGGAGGGTGAAATGGAAACCGGTTTATTCATCGCGCACTACGTGCACCTGGCGCGCAATGGCGTGATAATCCCCGCCGATTTAATTCCGGAGCAACTTCGATGA
- a CDS encoding serine hydrolase domain-containing protein, producing MLIQGYYDLKFEAVREAFAALFDDPQERGGALCIQVGGETVVDLWAGSADKDGAEAWHSDTLANLFSCTKTFTAVTALQLVAEGKLQLDVPVARYWPEFAAAGKASVTLRQLLCHQAGLPALREQLAPEALYDWHTMVDALAAETPWWTPGEGHGYAAITYGWLVGELLRRADGRGPGESIVARVAKPLGLDFHVGLADEEFHRVAHIARGKGNVGDAAAQRLLQVTMREPTAMSTRAFTNPPSIMTSTNKPEWRRMQQPAANGHGNARSLAGFYAGLLDGSLLESEMLDELTREHSLGEDKTLLTRTRFGLGCMLDQPDVANATYGLGPRAFGHPGAGGSIGFADPEYDVAFGFVTNTLGPYVLMDPRAQKLVRVLATCL from the coding sequence GTGCTGATTCAGGGTTATTACGATCTAAAGTTCGAAGCGGTGCGTGAAGCGTTCGCGGCGTTGTTCGACGACCCCCAGGAACGTGGTGGCGCGTTGTGCATCCAGGTCGGCGGCGAGACCGTGGTCGATCTCTGGGCGGGCAGTGCCGACAAGGATGGTGCCGAAGCCTGGCACAGCGACACCCTCGCCAACCTGTTCTCCTGCACCAAGACTTTTACCGCCGTGACCGCCCTGCAACTGGTGGCCGAAGGCAAACTGCAGCTGGATGTTCCGGTTGCCCGCTACTGGCCCGAGTTCGCCGCCGCCGGCAAAGCGTCCGTGACCTTGCGCCAGTTGCTCTGCCACCAGGCCGGTCTGCCCGCGCTACGCGAACAGCTGGCGCCTGAAGCGCTTTACGACTGGCATACCATGGTCGATGCCCTGGCCGCCGAAACGCCTTGGTGGACGCCGGGGGAAGGTCACGGTTACGCCGCGATCACGTATGGCTGGCTGGTCGGCGAGCTGCTGCGGCGTGCCGACGGTCGAGGACCGGGCGAATCGATCGTGGCGCGGGTTGCCAAGCCGTTGGGGCTGGATTTCCATGTCGGCCTGGCGGACGAAGAATTTCACCGCGTGGCGCACATCGCCCGTGGCAAGGGCAACGTCGGCGATGCCGCGGCCCAGCGTTTGCTGCAAGTGACGATGCGCGAACCGACGGCCATGAGCACGCGGGCGTTCACCAACCCGCCGTCAATCATGACCAGCACCAATAAACCGGAATGGCGCCGCATGCAGCAGCCAGCCGCCAATGGCCACGGTAATGCCCGCAGCCTGGCCGGGTTCTACGCCGGCCTGCTCGATGGCAGCCTGCTGGAAAGCGAAATGCTCGACGAGCTGACTCGCGAACACAGCCTCGGCGAAGACAAGACTTTACTGACCCGGACCCGTTTCGGCCTGGGTTGCATGCTTGATCAACCGGACGTCGCCAACGCGACCTACGGCCTTGGCCCTCGCGCCTTCGGCCATCCGGGTGCGGGCGGTTCCATCGGTTTTGCCGATCCGGAATACGATGTGGCCTTCGGTTTTGTGACAAATACCCTGGGGCCGTACGTCTTGATGGATCCGCGAGCGCAAAAGCTGGTGCGGGTACTGGCCACTTGTCTGTAA
- a CDS encoding SEC-C metal-binding domain-containing protein produces MTQQPHVHGPDCNHDHDHHEHHDHDHGHVHGPNCGHAHQEPVRNALKDVGRNDPCPCGNGKKFKKCHGA; encoded by the coding sequence ATGACCCAGCAACCCCATGTCCATGGCCCTGACTGCAACCACGATCATGACCATCACGAGCACCATGATCACGACCATGGCCATGTCCACGGCCCGAACTGCGGCCACGCCCACCAGGAACCGGTGCGCAATGCCCTGAAAGACGTCGGCCGCAACGACCCTTGCCCGTGCGGCAACGGCAAGAAATTCAAGAAGTGCCACGGGGCTTGA
- a CDS encoding DUF6231 family protein: MIAGISSRTPQQALAALLDRYAPARLLLIGASEFPALEAFKLAHPDTCVAHAAPGPLPDELAARRFDLALVVDCLEHLPKRDGLNLLGGIRNLNASRIAVLADLPASGWQETDFFSLALQASERFQRDEQVLTLFTYDLLDYKQVPDWLNSRFWANPENFGKYWW; the protein is encoded by the coding sequence ATGATTGCAGGTATTTCTTCGCGCACGCCCCAGCAGGCGCTGGCCGCATTGCTTGATCGTTACGCCCCGGCGCGTCTGTTGCTGATTGGCGCCAGCGAATTCCCCGCGCTTGAAGCTTTCAAGCTCGCCCACCCGGACACCTGCGTGGCCCATGCGGCACCTGGCCCCTTGCCGGACGAACTGGCGGCACGCCGGTTTGACCTGGCGCTGGTGGTCGATTGCCTGGAACATTTGCCCAAACGCGATGGCTTGAACCTGTTGGGCGGGATACGCAACCTCAACGCCAGCCGCATCGCGGTGCTGGCGGACTTGCCGGCCAGCGGCTGGCAAGAGACCGACTTCTTCTCCCTGGCCCTGCAAGCCAGCGAGCGCTTCCAGCGCGACGAGCAGGTGCTGACCCTGTTTACCTATGATCTGCTTGACTACAAACAAGTACCCGACTGGCTCAATTCGAGGTTCTGGGCCAATCCGGAAAATTTCGGGAAATATTGGTGGTAA
- a CDS encoding OmpA family protein, with translation MSIVRTALPLVLLTSVLTGCAGLQKTDWPTCAAVGGVVGAGLGATESSAWAGYGALLIGGTAAAYCWVHGDGDEDGDGVPDSRDKCPGTPPGVRVDADGCPPPVPAPVVEEAVVVKEEVIVIRDVHFQFDKATLTASDKEVLNTIATRLKQEASTAQLTVTGHTDSVGSDAYNQKLSDRRAHSVVEYLISQGVPRSSFVSVAGAGESQPVAENKTADGRAQNRRTEIKINR, from the coding sequence ATGAGCATAGTTCGGACAGCATTACCCTTGGTTCTGCTAACCAGTGTGTTGACTGGTTGCGCAGGTTTGCAGAAAACCGACTGGCCGACCTGTGCGGCGGTCGGTGGTGTCGTTGGTGCGGGTCTTGGCGCAACCGAGAGTTCGGCTTGGGCAGGGTATGGCGCGCTGCTGATCGGCGGCACGGCTGCGGCCTATTGCTGGGTTCACGGTGATGGCGACGAAGACGGCGATGGCGTGCCGGACAGCCGCGACAAGTGCCCGGGTACGCCTCCAGGCGTACGGGTCGACGCCGACGGTTGCCCGCCACCGGTGCCTGCGCCAGTGGTCGAAGAGGCCGTTGTGGTCAAGGAAGAAGTCATCGTTATCCGCGATGTTCATTTCCAGTTCGACAAAGCCACGCTGACCGCTTCTGATAAAGAGGTTCTCAACACCATCGCCACTCGCCTGAAGCAGGAAGCCAGCACCGCCCAGTTGACCGTCACCGGCCACACCGACAGCGTCGGCAGTGATGCCTACAACCAGAAACTGTCGGATCGACGTGCGCATTCGGTGGTCGAATACCTGATATCCCAAGGCGTTCCACGCAGCAGCTTCGTGTCCGTAGCCGGTGCCGGTGAAAGCCAGCCGGTAGCCGAAAACAAAACCGCTGACGGCCGTGCACAGAACCGTCGCACCGAGATCAAAATCAACCGCTAG
- the dinG gene encoding ATP-dependent DNA helicase DinG: MISTELKTTIQGAYSRFLEAKSLKPRYGQRLMIAEIAKVLGDIDTDDEGRRSGDPAIVAVEAGTGTGKTVAYSLAAIPTAKAAGKRLVIATATVALQEQIVYKDLPDLMRNSGLNFSFALAKGRGRYMCLSKLDMLLQEGHAQTATAQLFEEEGFKIEVDEASQKLFTSMIEKLAGNKWDGDRDSWSTALEDADWARLTTDHSQCTNRHCPNFGQCAFYKAREGMGKVDVIVTNHDMVLADLALGGGAVLPDPRDTIYVFDEGHHLPDKAIGHFAHYTRLRSTADWLETTAKNLTKLLAQHPLPGDLGKLLEQVPELAREIKTQQQFMFTACEQVADFKPGEDVEGRERPRHRFVGGVIPEHMREMGIELKKGFARLTDLFTRLTELLKEGMDGEVNIGIASNQAEEWYPLFGSLLSRSSGNWELWTAFTVEDPEDNPPMARWLTLAESGSLFDIEVNASPILAAEMLRRNLWNVAYGALVTSATLTALGTFDRFRMRAGLPKKAVTAVVPSPFHHADAGVLRVPDLKADPRDAPAHTAAIIRDLPALVEGSRGTLVLFSSRKQMQDVFDGLDRDWRKQVFIQGNLSKQETLNKHKARVDGGDSSVLFGLASFAEGVDLPGAYCEHVVIAKIPFSVPDDPVEAALAEWIEARGGNPFMEISVPDASLKLVQACGRLLRTEEDRGTITLLDRRLVTQRYGKAILNALPPFRREIS, encoded by the coding sequence ATGATCAGCACCGAACTCAAAACCACGATCCAGGGCGCCTACTCGCGTTTTCTCGAAGCCAAGAGCCTCAAGCCGCGCTACGGACAACGCCTGATGATCGCCGAAATTGCCAAGGTCCTCGGTGACATCGACACCGACGACGAAGGCCGGCGCAGTGGCGACCCCGCGATTGTCGCGGTGGAAGCCGGCACCGGTACCGGTAAAACCGTGGCCTACAGCCTCGCGGCCATCCCCACGGCCAAGGCGGCCGGCAAACGCCTGGTGATTGCCACGGCCACCGTGGCCCTGCAAGAGCAGATCGTCTACAAGGATCTGCCCGACCTGATGCGCAACAGCGGGCTGAATTTCAGCTTCGCCCTGGCCAAGGGGCGCGGGCGCTACATGTGCCTGTCCAAGCTCGACATGCTGCTCCAGGAAGGCCACGCGCAAACCGCCACCGCGCAGCTGTTCGAGGAAGAAGGCTTCAAGATCGAGGTCGACGAAGCCAGCCAGAAGCTGTTCACCAGCATGATCGAGAAGCTCGCCGGCAATAAATGGGACGGCGACCGCGACAGTTGGTCCACCGCCCTGGAAGACGCCGACTGGGCGCGCCTGACCACCGATCACAGCCAGTGCACCAACCGCCATTGCCCCAACTTCGGCCAGTGCGCCTTCTACAAGGCCCGCGAAGGCATGGGCAAGGTCGACGTCATCGTCACCAACCACGACATGGTGCTGGCTGACCTGGCCCTGGGCGGCGGTGCGGTGCTGCCCGATCCGCGCGATACCATCTACGTCTTCGACGAAGGTCATCACCTGCCGGACAAGGCCATCGGCCACTTCGCCCACTACACGCGCCTGCGTTCCACCGCCGACTGGCTGGAAACCACCGCCAAGAACCTGACCAAGCTCCTGGCCCAGCACCCGCTGCCCGGGGATCTGGGCAAGTTGCTCGAGCAGGTGCCGGAGCTGGCGCGGGAGATCAAGACCCAGCAACAGTTCATGTTCACCGCCTGCGAGCAGGTCGCCGATTTCAAACCCGGCGAAGACGTCGAAGGCCGCGAGCGGCCGCGCCACCGTTTCGTCGGCGGGGTGATTCCCGAGCACATGCGCGAAATGGGCATCGAGCTGAAGAAGGGCTTTGCCCGCCTGACCGACCTGTTCACCCGGCTGACGGAACTGCTCAAGGAAGGCATGGACGGCGAGGTCAACATCGGCATCGCCAGCAACCAGGCGGAAGAGTGGTATCCGCTGTTCGGCAGCCTGTTGTCCCGTTCTTCGGGCAACTGGGAGCTGTGGACCGCCTTCACCGTCGAGGACCCGGAAGACAACCCGCCCATGGCCCGTTGGCTGACCCTGGCTGAAAGCGGTTCGCTGTTCGACATCGAGGTCAACGCCAGCCCGATCCTCGCGGCCGAAATGCTCCGACGCAATCTGTGGAACGTGGCGTACGGGGCGTTGGTGACCTCGGCGACCTTGACCGCGCTCGGTACATTCGACCGCTTCCGCATGCGCGCCGGCCTGCCGAAAAAAGCCGTCACCGCCGTGGTCCCGAGCCCGTTCCACCACGCCGACGCTGGCGTGCTGCGGGTGCCGGACCTGAAGGCCGATCCGCGTGACGCACCGGCCCACACCGCGGCGATAATCCGTGACTTGCCGGCGCTGGTCGAAGGCTCGCGCGGCACCCTGGTGCTGTTCTCCTCGCGCAAACAGATGCAGGACGTGTTCGACGGCCTGGATCGCGACTGGCGCAAGCAAGTGTTCATTCAAGGCAACCTGTCGAAACAGGAAACCCTGAACAAGCACAAGGCGCGGGTCGATGGTGGGGATTCCAGCGTGCTGTTCGGCCTGGCGAGCTTCGCCGAAGGGGTCGACTTGCCCGGAGCGTATTGCGAACACGTGGTGATCGCCAAGATTCCGTTCTCGGTGCCCGATGACCCGGTCGAAGCGGCCCTGGCCGAATGGATCGAGGCCCGGGGCGGCAATCCGTTCATGGAAATCTCGGTGCCGGATGCCTCGCTGAAACTGGTCCAGGCCTGTGGTCGTTTGCTGCGTACCGAAGAAGACCGCGGCACCATCACCTTGCTCGATCGGCGCCTGGTGACCCAGCGCTATGGCAAGGCGATCCTCAACGCGTTGCCACCTTTCCGTCGCGAAATTTCCTGA
- a CDS encoding OmpA family protein, with amino-acid sequence MSSNKTFALALCFAITGCAQTPQNDSDGSSWWSFGSSDKVAAKDPASAPAPLKPAATAPVAKAESASPWYWPFGSEEVLDKKPEVKPEAKPVEVAKAQADAGGKWWWPFGGKEQSTAKVVPMPDPKVTQAWLDDYEPRLRAAIKDSNLQLERRENVLVVTAPVEGSFNPDRPAMLLPVTLGPFTRVAKILEVDPKTAVLVLGHSDTSGAAPANVKLSHERAQSVAAIFRLSGLQRDRLMLRGMGGEAPRAANDSNEGRALNRRVELLVTPQNTMVALLSKYNMPAPAPVRLVAAQDVKPVVAPVTPAPAAKKAAVPAAKKAPAKKAAKAPAKKTPAKTPAKKTAPAKAAAADKKVAAADAAKK; translated from the coding sequence ATGTCATCCAATAAAACTTTCGCCTTGGCCCTGTGCTTCGCCATCACCGGTTGCGCACAAACCCCACAAAATGACTCGGATGGCAGCAGCTGGTGGTCGTTCGGTTCGTCCGACAAAGTCGCCGCCAAAGATCCGGCATCGGCACCGGCCCCTCTGAAGCCTGCCGCAACCGCGCCGGTGGCCAAGGCTGAAAGCGCCAGCCCCTGGTACTGGCCATTTGGCTCCGAAGAGGTGCTCGACAAGAAGCCGGAGGTGAAACCTGAGGCCAAACCTGTCGAAGTGGCCAAGGCGCAGGCCGATGCAGGGGGTAAATGGTGGTGGCCATTCGGTGGTAAGGAGCAAAGCACCGCCAAAGTCGTGCCGATGCCTGATCCGAAAGTCACCCAGGCCTGGCTCGACGACTACGAACCACGCCTGCGCGCGGCCATCAAAGACAGCAATCTGCAACTCGAGCGTCGTGAAAATGTGCTGGTGGTCACCGCGCCGGTAGAAGGTTCGTTCAACCCTGACCGTCCGGCGATGCTGCTGCCGGTCACCCTCGGTCCCTTCACCCGGGTTGCAAAAATCCTCGAAGTCGATCCAAAGACCGCCGTGTTGGTGCTCGGTCACAGCGATACCTCGGGCGCCGCACCGGCCAACGTGAAACTGAGCCATGAGCGGGCCCAATCCGTGGCCGCGATTTTCCGTCTCAGCGGCTTGCAGCGTGATCGCCTGATGCTGCGCGGCATGGGCGGCGAAGCCCCGCGTGCTGCCAACGACAGCAATGAAGGCCGTGCCCTGAACCGTCGTGTGGAACTGCTGGTGACCCCGCAGAACACCATGGTGGCGCTGCTGAGCAAGTACAATATGCCAGCGCCGGCGCCTGTACGCCTGGTCGCTGCGCAGGACGTCAAGCCAGTGGTCGCACCGGTTACCCCGGCACCCGCAGCGAAGAAAGCGGCAGTCCCTGCGGCGAAAAAGGCACCGGCCAAGAAAGCTGCCAAGGCGCCAGCCAAGAAAACACCGGCCAAGACTCCGGCGAAAAAGACCGCACCGGCCAAGGCCGCAGCCGCCGACAAGAAAGTCGCCGCTGCCGATGCTGCAAAAAAGTGA
- the pdxH gene encoding pyridoxamine 5'-phosphate oxidase translates to MTKGLADMRRDYTRDGLTEAQAPAEPFALFHQWFADAVKTEQAPVEANAMTLATVDQDGRPHCRILLLKGLDEQGFTFFTNYDSAKGQHLAANPFAAMTFFWPALERQVRIEGRVVKVTPEESDAYYQVRPLGSRLGAWASPQSRVIAGRDELQDLLKNTEQRFSDTQPHCPEHWGGYRLLPERIEFWQGRPSRLHDRLNYRLDTNWILERLAP, encoded by the coding sequence ATGACCAAGGGCCTGGCTGATATGCGTCGCGACTACACCCGGGACGGCCTGACCGAGGCGCAAGCCCCGGCCGAGCCGTTCGCGCTGTTCCATCAGTGGTTCGCCGACGCGGTGAAAACCGAACAGGCGCCGGTGGAAGCCAACGCCATGACCCTGGCCACCGTCGATCAGGACGGTCGGCCGCATTGCCGCATTCTGCTGCTCAAGGGGCTGGACGAGCAGGGCTTCACCTTTTTCACCAACTACGACAGCGCCAAGGGCCAGCACCTTGCAGCGAATCCGTTCGCCGCCATGACCTTTTTCTGGCCGGCCCTGGAGCGCCAGGTGCGCATCGAAGGGCGGGTGGTAAAGGTCACGCCCGAGGAGTCCGATGCCTACTACCAGGTCCGGCCGCTGGGCAGCCGGCTCGGTGCCTGGGCTTCACCGCAAAGTCGTGTGATTGCGGGTCGTGACGAACTGCAAGACTTGCTCAAGAACACCGAGCAACGCTTCAGCGACACTCAGCCGCACTGCCCCGAGCATTGGGGCGGTTATCGTCTGCTGCCTGAGCGCATCGAATTCTGGCAGGGCCGTCCGAGCCGTCTGCACGATCGCCTCAACTACCGTCTGGACACCAACTGGATTCTTGAACGTCTGGCACCCTGA